From the Ciconia boyciana chromosome 24, ASM3463844v1, whole genome shotgun sequence genome, one window contains:
- the GP1BA gene encoding platelet glycoprotein Ib alpha chain isoform X2: MRVLALLPLILPALLPTAGTTIPGQPCPSEMNKVKDLLEVNCTGQALSTVPRDLPADTGILLLSANHLVSVATADFLPLTQLQDLDLADNGLVALHTGPPLPSLRELILSRNALGALPALQDLPALTHLAVAHNRLATLAPGAFRAVPQLQDLDLRGNQLQTLPQEAFAGLRALKYLDLSDNLLEELPKELLQDLQKLETLWLSGNRLRTLPTDFFPEGHFFAYVFLTENPWHCDCDLRYLRYWIRQNEGSVYQPERGLEETKVEVAPEKVLCHSPPELWRKPIIHFKPNCGNVGHADEEEEDEYSDGEEIMEKATMISTFPPHPPIPKEHTTLPHAVTWPPLATTRPPLSTPCSSTLTPSTSFVMPASSRAPSITTPVPASPTITPTQTPRTATILIAAPTSTPHRSATLVSTTSLPTAMSTRLPGTSRHPQTTLAAGATNTCATLMVSTGASSTTSTAVPSTAMLEASSIVRSSSLPQMSTAPVVSTTMLSTHAPTPPAPLDTTHFTQPAPSPPPLPLCPCSTLGLAIPMLHSRAGGEGPQWGQWVLRHCCLLHWVLCLASLALLVLTVLALAGWLVWMCLVGRPSWHKSLQTQEVQYPLLRWRESTGSPVMHLSSFKSPLQGPTFCTIKEVELCPEVTYCTIKDLGVQRSPPASSSFCTTKELWVHHSPPNASFKSFSRKLTVTNLSSLRTPSAYSLDRGVKAIGDVRVKYAGNTL; this comes from the coding sequence ATGCGGGTCCTTGCCCTGCTCCCGCTCATCCTCCCGgccctgctgcccacagccGGCACTACCATCccaggccagccctgcccgtCGGAGATGAACAAGGTCAAGGACCTCCTGGAGGTGAACTGCACGGGGCAGGCTCTCAGCACGGTGCCCCGAGACCTGCCTGCGGACACGGGCATCCTGCTGCTCAGCGCCAACCACCTGGTGTCCGTCGCCACCGCCGACTTCCTGCCCCTCACCCAGCTGCAGGACCTCGACCTGGCCGACAACGGGCTGGTGGCTCTGCACACCGGGCCCCCTCTGCCGTCCCTGAGGGAGCTGATCCTCTCCCGCAATGCGCTgggggccctgcccgccctgcaGGACCTGCCCGCGCTCACCCACCTGGCCGTGGCCCACAACAGGCTGGCGACGCTGGCCCCGGGGGCGTTCCGTGCTgtgccccagctgcaggacctGGATCTGCGGGGGAACCAGCTGCAGACGCTGCCCCAGGAGGCCTTTGCGGGGCTGAGGGCACTCAAGTACTTGGACCTCTCAGACAACCTCCTGGAGGAGCTGCccaaggagctgctgcaggatcTGCAAAAGCTGGAGACCCTCTGGCTCTCAGGGAACCGCCTGCGGACCCTGCCCACTGACTTCTTCCCTGAGGGGCACTTCTTCGCGTACGTCTTCCTCACTGAGAACCCCTGGCATTGTGACTGTGACCTGCGCTACCTGCGGTACTGGATCCGGCAGAACGAGGGCAGTGTCTATCAGCCGGAGCGGGGCCTGGAGGAGACAAAGGTGGAGGTTGCCCCTGAGAAGGTGCTGTGCCACAGCCCCCCTGAGCTTTGGCGGAAGCCCATCATCCACTTCAAGCCCAACTGCGGCAATGTGGGGCATGCGGacgaggaggaagaggatgaatACAGCGATGGGGAAGAAATTATGGAGAAAGCTACCATGATCTCCACCTTCCCGCCACATCCACCCATCCCCAAAGAGCACACTACCCTGCCCCATGCTGTTACCTGGCCTCCCCTTGCTACCACAAGACCTCCCCTCAGCACCCCTTGTAGCTCCACCCTCACCCCAAGCACTTCGTTTGTGATGCCTGCAAGCTCCAGAGCTCCCAGCATCACCACTCCTGTGCCAGCCAGTCCCACCATCACACCCACACAGACCCCCCGCACTGCCACCATCCTCATTGCTGCTCCCACCAGCACGCCGCACAGATCTGCCACCCTCGTCTCCACCACCTCGCTGCCAACCGCTATGAGCACCAGACTTCCCGGCACCAGCAGGCATCCCCAAACCACCCTTGCTGCTGGCGCTACCAACACTTGTGCCACTCTCATGGTGTCCACTGGTGCATCTTCCACCACCTCCACGGCAGTGCCTTCTACTGCCATGCTAGAGGCCTCTTCCATTGTCAGATCTTCATCTCTTCCTCAGATGTCGACCGCACCGGTGGTCTCTACCACCATGCTTTCCACTCATGCCCCAACACCGCCAGCTCCCCTGGACACCACACACTTCACCCAGCCTGCACCTTCCCCTCCACCTCTCCCCCTCTGCCCGTGCTCCACTCTGGGGCTGGCAATACCCATGCTGCACTCGCGGGCAGGTGGGGAGGGTCCACAGTGGGGGCAGTGGGTGCTGAGGCATTGCTGCCTATTGCACTGGGTGCTCTGCCTGGCCTCCTTGGCTCTGCTGGTCCTGACTGTACTGGCTCTAGCAGGCTGGCTGGTGTGGATGTGTCTGGTGGGACGGCCCTCCTGGCACAAGTCCCTGCAGACCCAAGAGGTGCAGTATCCACTGCTGAGGTGGAGGGAGTCGACAGGAAGCCCTGTGATGCATCTCAGCAGCTTCAAAAGCCCCCTCCAGGGCCCCACATTCTGTACCATCAAGGAAGTAGAGTTGTGCCCTGAGGTCACTTACTGCACGATTAAAGACCTGGGGGTACAGCGCAGTCCTCCTGCAAGTTCCTCCTTCTGCACCACAAAGGAGCTGTGGGTCCACCACAGTCCTCCGAATGCCTCGTTCAAGTCTTTCTCCAGGAAGCTGACGGTCACAAACCTCAGCTCCCTGAGGACCCCTTCTGCTTACAGCCTGGACAGGGGTGTCAAGGCCATCGGTGATGTCAGAGTGAAATATGCTGGCAACACCTTGTAA
- the GP1BA gene encoding platelet glycoprotein Ib alpha chain isoform X1, which produces MPALLRTVLAWEERRCVGACLPVPMPLSSPLQAMRVLALLPLILPALLPTAGTTIPGQPCPSEMNKVKDLLEVNCTGQALSTVPRDLPADTGILLLSANHLVSVATADFLPLTQLQDLDLADNGLVALHTGPPLPSLRELILSRNALGALPALQDLPALTHLAVAHNRLATLAPGAFRAVPQLQDLDLRGNQLQTLPQEAFAGLRALKYLDLSDNLLEELPKELLQDLQKLETLWLSGNRLRTLPTDFFPEGHFFAYVFLTENPWHCDCDLRYLRYWIRQNEGSVYQPERGLEETKVEVAPEKVLCHSPPELWRKPIIHFKPNCGNVGHADEEEEDEYSDGEEIMEKATMISTFPPHPPIPKEHTTLPHAVTWPPLATTRPPLSTPCSSTLTPSTSFVMPASSRAPSITTPVPASPTITPTQTPRTATILIAAPTSTPHRSATLVSTTSLPTAMSTRLPGTSRHPQTTLAAGATNTCATLMVSTGASSTTSTAVPSTAMLEASSIVRSSSLPQMSTAPVVSTTMLSTHAPTPPAPLDTTHFTQPAPSPPPLPLCPCSTLGLAIPMLHSRAGGEGPQWGQWVLRHCCLLHWVLCLASLALLVLTVLALAGWLVWMCLVGRPSWHKSLQTQEVQYPLLRWRESTGSPVMHLSSFKSPLQGPTFCTIKEVELCPEVTYCTIKDLGVQRSPPASSSFCTTKELWVHHSPPNASFKSFSRKLTVTNLSSLRTPSAYSLDRGVKAIGDVRVKYAGNTL; this is translated from the coding sequence ATGCCAGCTCTGTTGCGGACAGTGCTTGCATGGGAAGAAAGGCGATGCGTAGGTGCATGCCTGCCTGTGCCCATGCCTCTCAGCTCTCCCCTCCAGGCCATGCGGGTCCTTGCCCTGCTCCCGCTCATCCTCCCGgccctgctgcccacagccGGCACTACCATCccaggccagccctgcccgtCGGAGATGAACAAGGTCAAGGACCTCCTGGAGGTGAACTGCACGGGGCAGGCTCTCAGCACGGTGCCCCGAGACCTGCCTGCGGACACGGGCATCCTGCTGCTCAGCGCCAACCACCTGGTGTCCGTCGCCACCGCCGACTTCCTGCCCCTCACCCAGCTGCAGGACCTCGACCTGGCCGACAACGGGCTGGTGGCTCTGCACACCGGGCCCCCTCTGCCGTCCCTGAGGGAGCTGATCCTCTCCCGCAATGCGCTgggggccctgcccgccctgcaGGACCTGCCCGCGCTCACCCACCTGGCCGTGGCCCACAACAGGCTGGCGACGCTGGCCCCGGGGGCGTTCCGTGCTgtgccccagctgcaggacctGGATCTGCGGGGGAACCAGCTGCAGACGCTGCCCCAGGAGGCCTTTGCGGGGCTGAGGGCACTCAAGTACTTGGACCTCTCAGACAACCTCCTGGAGGAGCTGCccaaggagctgctgcaggatcTGCAAAAGCTGGAGACCCTCTGGCTCTCAGGGAACCGCCTGCGGACCCTGCCCACTGACTTCTTCCCTGAGGGGCACTTCTTCGCGTACGTCTTCCTCACTGAGAACCCCTGGCATTGTGACTGTGACCTGCGCTACCTGCGGTACTGGATCCGGCAGAACGAGGGCAGTGTCTATCAGCCGGAGCGGGGCCTGGAGGAGACAAAGGTGGAGGTTGCCCCTGAGAAGGTGCTGTGCCACAGCCCCCCTGAGCTTTGGCGGAAGCCCATCATCCACTTCAAGCCCAACTGCGGCAATGTGGGGCATGCGGacgaggaggaagaggatgaatACAGCGATGGGGAAGAAATTATGGAGAAAGCTACCATGATCTCCACCTTCCCGCCACATCCACCCATCCCCAAAGAGCACACTACCCTGCCCCATGCTGTTACCTGGCCTCCCCTTGCTACCACAAGACCTCCCCTCAGCACCCCTTGTAGCTCCACCCTCACCCCAAGCACTTCGTTTGTGATGCCTGCAAGCTCCAGAGCTCCCAGCATCACCACTCCTGTGCCAGCCAGTCCCACCATCACACCCACACAGACCCCCCGCACTGCCACCATCCTCATTGCTGCTCCCACCAGCACGCCGCACAGATCTGCCACCCTCGTCTCCACCACCTCGCTGCCAACCGCTATGAGCACCAGACTTCCCGGCACCAGCAGGCATCCCCAAACCACCCTTGCTGCTGGCGCTACCAACACTTGTGCCACTCTCATGGTGTCCACTGGTGCATCTTCCACCACCTCCACGGCAGTGCCTTCTACTGCCATGCTAGAGGCCTCTTCCATTGTCAGATCTTCATCTCTTCCTCAGATGTCGACCGCACCGGTGGTCTCTACCACCATGCTTTCCACTCATGCCCCAACACCGCCAGCTCCCCTGGACACCACACACTTCACCCAGCCTGCACCTTCCCCTCCACCTCTCCCCCTCTGCCCGTGCTCCACTCTGGGGCTGGCAATACCCATGCTGCACTCGCGGGCAGGTGGGGAGGGTCCACAGTGGGGGCAGTGGGTGCTGAGGCATTGCTGCCTATTGCACTGGGTGCTCTGCCTGGCCTCCTTGGCTCTGCTGGTCCTGACTGTACTGGCTCTAGCAGGCTGGCTGGTGTGGATGTGTCTGGTGGGACGGCCCTCCTGGCACAAGTCCCTGCAGACCCAAGAGGTGCAGTATCCACTGCTGAGGTGGAGGGAGTCGACAGGAAGCCCTGTGATGCATCTCAGCAGCTTCAAAAGCCCCCTCCAGGGCCCCACATTCTGTACCATCAAGGAAGTAGAGTTGTGCCCTGAGGTCACTTACTGCACGATTAAAGACCTGGGGGTACAGCGCAGTCCTCCTGCAAGTTCCTCCTTCTGCACCACAAAGGAGCTGTGGGTCCACCACAGTCCTCCGAATGCCTCGTTCAAGTCTTTCTCCAGGAAGCTGACGGTCACAAACCTCAGCTCCCTGAGGACCCCTTCTGCTTACAGCCTGGACAGGGGTGTCAAGGCCATCGGTGATGTCAGAGTGAAATATGCTGGCAACACCTTGTAA
- the LOC140643744 gene encoding butyrophilin subfamily 1 member A1-like isoform X2, protein MLSGFHLCCSLLAFIIYGVVLHVHELQSAPFSVTETPGPITVPMGKDVVLPCHFSPEQSMQDVEVIWFREEFSPFVHRYKEGQDQYGEQMLQYQGRTELLKDGLTKGSVDLKIFRVQLSDRGNYTCFVRSGLDYDEAVVELKVTASGSAPLIALERYQDGGIQVACRSAGWYPQPQVLWQDPRGRHLPSLLESVTQDKSGLFAVESSIILTRGANQKLSCSVRHALHSQEQGSAFYVSDPFFQNAHPWMIALGVVVVAVVALLIIAVYLFKIKGKHERKIAMQEAALRDCDAEIEKQAEELAWRRYAVPIEEVKVVLNPDTAHCDLVLSDDCKSVKREDTRQDIPDIPERFNPWRCVLGCEGFTSGRYYWEVEAVDGGGWTVGVSREDVKRKGEIEFKPEEGIWAVGQWAGRFQALTSPDRTLLPEIQTPNRIRVSLDYEEGRVAFFSVDEEIPIFTFPLASFEEKRVYPWLWLGPGTSLKMWP, encoded by the exons CTCCATTCAGTGTGACGGAAACCCCTGGCCCCATCACCGTGCCCATGGGCAAGGACGTGGTGTTGCCTTGCCACTTCTCCCCGGAGCAGAGCATGCAGGATGTGGAGGTGATCTGGTTTCGGGAAGAATTCTCGCCCTTTGTGCATCGCTACAAGGAGGGCCAGGACCAGTACGGGGAGCAAATGCTTCAATACCAAGGGCGCACCGAGCTGCTGAAGGATGGCCTCACCAAGGGCAGCGTGGACTTGAAAATCTTCCGTGTCCAACTGTCTGACAGAGGGAATTACACCTGCTTTGTTCGCAGTGGCTTGGATTACGACGAGGCTGTGGTGGAGCTGAAGGTGACAG CCAGCGGCTCTGCCCCGCTCATCGCGCTGGAGCGCTACCAGGATGGGGGGATCCAGGTGGCCTGTCGCTCGGCTGGCTGGTACCCGCAGCCCCAGGTACTGTGGCAAGATCCCCGTGGGCGGCATCTCCCGTCCCTCTTGGAGAGTGTTACGCAGGACAAGAGCGGCCTCTTTGCAGTGGAAAGCAGCATTATCCTCACCAGGGGCGCGAACCAGAAACTCTCCTGCTCGGTCCGACATGCCCTGCACAGCCAAGAACAGGGATCAGCTTTTTACGTATCAG atccCTTTTTCCAAAACGCCCATCCTTGGATGATCGCCCTGGGCGTGGTCGTGGTTGCTGTGGTCGCTCTCCTCATTATCGCTGTTTAtctatttaaaatcaaag gAAAGCATGAGAGAAAAATAG cgATGCAAGAAGCAGCACTAC GGGACTGTGATGCAGAAATTG agaagcaAGCTGAAGAACTTG catggagAAGATACGCAGTGCCTATAGAAGAAG TGAAGGTGGTTCTGAATCCAGACACGGCCCACTGTGACCTTGTCCTGTCTGATGACTGCAAAAGTGTGAAACGAGAAGACACGCGGCAGGACATTCCCGACATCCCTGAGAGATTTAACCCGTGGCGCTGCGTGCTGGGCTGTGAAGGCTTCACCTCAGGGAGATACTACTGGGAGGTGGAGGCGGTGGATGGAGGAGGATGGACTGTGGGGGTCTCTAGAGAAGATGTGAAAAGGAAGGGCGAGATTGAGTTTAAACCAGAGGAGGGCATCTGGGCAGTGGGGCAGTGGGCAGGGCGCTTCCAAGCTCTCACGTCCCCTGATCGCACTCTCCTTCCTGAAATCCAGACTCCCAACCGGATCCGGGTGTCTCTGGATTATGAAGAGGGACGGGTGGCATTTTTCAGTGTTGATGAGGAGATTCCCATCTTCACATTTCCACTGGCATCATTTGAGGAGAAAAGAGTCTACCCTTGGCTCTGGCTGGGTCCTGGGACATCGCTCAAAATGTGGCCCTGA
- the LOC140643744 gene encoding butyrophilin subfamily 1 member A1-like isoform X1: protein MGKDVVLPCHFSPEQSMQDVEVIWFREEFSPFVHRYKEGQDQYGEQMLQYQGRTELLKDGLTKGSVDLKIFRVQLSDRGNYTCFVRSGLDYDEAVVELKVTASGSAPLIALERYQDGGIQVACRSAGWYPQPQVLWQDPRGRHLPSLLESVTQDKSGLFAVESSIILTRGANQKLSCSVRHALHSQEQGSAFYVSDPFFQNAHPWMIALGVVVVAVVALLIIAVYLFKIKGKHERKIAMQEAALRDCDAEIEKQAEELAWRRYAVPIEEVKVVLNPDTAHCDLVLSDDCKSVKREDTRQDIPDIPERFNPWRCVLGCEGFTSGRYYWEVEAVDGGGWTVGVSREDVKRKGEIEFKPEEGIWAVGQWAGRFQALTSPDRTLLPEIQTPNRIRVSLDYEEGRVAFFSVDEEIPIFTFPLASFEEKRVYPWLWLGPGTSLKMWP from the exons ATGGGCAAGGACGTGGTGTTGCCTTGCCACTTCTCCCCGGAGCAGAGCATGCAGGATGTGGAGGTGATCTGGTTTCGGGAAGAATTCTCGCCCTTTGTGCATCGCTACAAGGAGGGCCAGGACCAGTACGGGGAGCAAATGCTTCAATACCAAGGGCGCACCGAGCTGCTGAAGGATGGCCTCACCAAGGGCAGCGTGGACTTGAAAATCTTCCGTGTCCAACTGTCTGACAGAGGGAATTACACCTGCTTTGTTCGCAGTGGCTTGGATTACGACGAGGCTGTGGTGGAGCTGAAGGTGACAG CCAGCGGCTCTGCCCCGCTCATCGCGCTGGAGCGCTACCAGGATGGGGGGATCCAGGTGGCCTGTCGCTCGGCTGGCTGGTACCCGCAGCCCCAGGTACTGTGGCAAGATCCCCGTGGGCGGCATCTCCCGTCCCTCTTGGAGAGTGTTACGCAGGACAAGAGCGGCCTCTTTGCAGTGGAAAGCAGCATTATCCTCACCAGGGGCGCGAACCAGAAACTCTCCTGCTCGGTCCGACATGCCCTGCACAGCCAAGAACAGGGATCAGCTTTTTACGTATCAG atccCTTTTTCCAAAACGCCCATCCTTGGATGATCGCCCTGGGCGTGGTCGTGGTTGCTGTGGTCGCTCTCCTCATTATCGCTGTTTAtctatttaaaatcaaag gAAAGCATGAGAGAAAAATAG cgATGCAAGAAGCAGCACTAC GGGACTGTGATGCAGAAATTG agaagcaAGCTGAAGAACTTG catggagAAGATACGCAGTGCCTATAGAAGAAG TGAAGGTGGTTCTGAATCCAGACACGGCCCACTGTGACCTTGTCCTGTCTGATGACTGCAAAAGTGTGAAACGAGAAGACACGCGGCAGGACATTCCCGACATCCCTGAGAGATTTAACCCGTGGCGCTGCGTGCTGGGCTGTGAAGGCTTCACCTCAGGGAGATACTACTGGGAGGTGGAGGCGGTGGATGGAGGAGGATGGACTGTGGGGGTCTCTAGAGAAGATGTGAAAAGGAAGGGCGAGATTGAGTTTAAACCAGAGGAGGGCATCTGGGCAGTGGGGCAGTGGGCAGGGCGCTTCCAAGCTCTCACGTCCCCTGATCGCACTCTCCTTCCTGAAATCCAGACTCCCAACCGGATCCGGGTGTCTCTGGATTATGAAGAGGGACGGGTGGCATTTTTCAGTGTTGATGAGGAGATTCCCATCTTCACATTTCCACTGGCATCATTTGAGGAGAAAAGAGTCTACCCTTGGCTCTGGCTGGGTCCTGGGACATCGCTCAAAATGTGGCCCTGA